A portion of the Pseudoalteromonas luteoviolacea genome contains these proteins:
- the flgJ gene encoding flagellar assembly peptidoglycan hydrolase FlgJ has translation MNTDPTHNQSFFDLNNLNSLRQDALKSAGDGDASKQALKKAAQQFESIFTQMLLTSMRKANEAFEDKDSPFNSSSVKFYRDMHDQQMALELSNKGSLGLADLIVQQLSPQKDGYMPSSVIRTGAEIQSDKIANGEAQQKRSSEPLKLDEPAAQEVAQPEFAEPQSFESPEEFINTLWNYAKSAAEKIGLNPAVMVAQAALETGWGKHVISKPDGNSSFNLFNIKADSRWTGDSASKMTLEFEQGLPVKKQANFRAYESLKDSFSDYVDFLQSNPRYEEALKKASKPSEYLDALQQAGYATDPNYANKIKNVLGGSHFQSAVSSFIRQGVN, from the coding sequence ATGAATACTGATCCGACACATAATCAAAGCTTTTTTGATTTAAACAACCTTAACTCATTGAGACAAGATGCGTTAAAAAGTGCTGGTGATGGTGATGCATCAAAGCAAGCGCTAAAAAAGGCTGCACAGCAGTTTGAATCAATCTTCACGCAAATGCTGTTAACGAGTATGCGTAAAGCCAATGAAGCTTTTGAAGACAAAGATAGCCCATTTAACTCGAGTAGCGTGAAGTTCTATCGTGATATGCATGACCAGCAAATGGCGCTAGAACTATCAAATAAAGGCAGCTTAGGGCTTGCAGACTTAATAGTACAGCAATTATCTCCACAAAAAGATGGATATATGCCGTCCTCAGTAATACGCACAGGTGCAGAAATCCAAAGCGATAAAATCGCTAATGGCGAAGCCCAACAAAAAAGATCCTCTGAACCACTCAAATTAGACGAACCAGCTGCACAAGAGGTCGCTCAACCAGAATTTGCTGAGCCTCAGAGCTTTGAAAGTCCTGAAGAATTTATAAATACGCTGTGGAATTACGCGAAATCTGCCGCTGAAAAAATTGGCTTAAACCCCGCTGTAATGGTCGCTCAAGCCGCTTTAGAAACTGGCTGGGGAAAACATGTAATCTCGAAACCAGATGGCAATAGCAGTTTTAACTTATTTAATATCAAAGCGGATAGCCGCTGGACAGGAGACAGTGCCAGTAAAATGACACTCGAATTTGAACAGGGCTTGCCTGTTAAAAAACAAGCAAATTTCCGAGCATATGAATCTTTGAAAGACAGCTTCAGTGATTATGTGGACTTTTTGCAGTCGAACCCTCGTTATGAGGAAGCACTCAAAAAAGCCTCTAAGCCAAGTGAATACTTAGATGCATTGCAACAAGCAGGTTATGCAACTGACCCTAACTATGCGAACAAAATTAAAAATGTGTTAGGTGGAAGTCATTTCCAATCAGCTGTGTCTTCATTTATACGTCAAGGAGTAAACTAA
- the flgK gene encoding flagellar hook-associated protein FlgK, translated as MSFNLMNIGTSGVRASSELLQTTSKNIANLNTVGYIRERTEHATMVGNQVGRGETVRLLNEFAQKQLYRDISSQSYYNQFVTESSRVDTLFGEDSNNLNSSINSLFNNLQEAMNLPSSTVTRSLFLTDAQNMIDQMDRLSGIVFDQNNIVNEQLAIYSQEANNLIQKISDLNGQVGALNANPDNDNANSVLNERDQAIKDLSELVDIETLDGSNGEKLVFLGSGQSVVMENGTFNLFSLDGDPDPNKKELKLDITEGAAIALEVDQTKLQGKIGGLLAFRDEILIPAQNQLGQIALSLADAFNQQNKLGMDLDGNLGGNIFTIPTTAGFPHSSNTSTTQLAATLEPGQGKQIPATDFRVTYNAGNVTIAAIDAQGNTIGNATTVPYTAPLNSQTVTPTGAELYGLQINFTDVSGAAALPNNGDIFDIKLNSAAASTLALATDRPESLALASPIRTESSVNNVSNAMISVGSVSNTDPATSNFSATTPPTLTNGAITLVKTGNPDEYQITDASGTTTFTAPAPRENILAAAGGAFANYGFDFNIDGEPATGDTYTIEFNESGFDDNRNGLLLSELQSGELVRQNVITTAVADNLKTFNEAYAGLVTEIGVVANQAKTNGAAYDALAAQSEAWFESVAGVNLDEEAANLLRFQQSYSASAQILSAARTVFDTLLNAAR; from the coding sequence ATGTCTTTTAATTTAATGAACATTGGCACCTCTGGCGTTAGAGCAAGCAGTGAACTGTTGCAAACGACCAGTAAAAACATAGCAAACCTAAATACGGTGGGCTACATTCGAGAGCGTACTGAACATGCAACCATGGTTGGGAATCAGGTTGGTCGTGGAGAAACGGTTCGTTTATTAAATGAATTTGCCCAAAAACAATTGTATAGAGACATCTCGAGTCAGTCTTATTATAACCAGTTTGTGACTGAATCTAGTCGAGTGGACACTTTGTTTGGGGAAGACTCCAATAATTTAAACTCCAGTATTAACTCCCTGTTTAACAACTTGCAAGAAGCAATGAACTTGCCCTCTTCTACAGTTACACGCTCATTATTTCTAACAGATGCGCAAAATATGATTGATCAAATGGATCGATTGTCAGGCATTGTGTTTGATCAAAATAATATTGTGAACGAGCAGTTGGCGATTTATTCACAAGAAGCAAATAACCTAATTCAAAAAATTAGCGATCTCAATGGTCAGGTTGGTGCACTTAACGCAAACCCGGATAACGACAATGCAAACTCGGTACTAAATGAGCGAGATCAGGCAATTAAAGATCTGTCTGAATTGGTAGATATCGAAACATTAGATGGTTCTAACGGTGAAAAGTTGGTGTTTTTAGGATCTGGGCAATCGGTTGTAATGGAAAATGGTACCTTTAACCTGTTTTCATTAGATGGCGATCCGGATCCAAATAAAAAGGAACTTAAACTAGATATCACGGAAGGTGCCGCTATCGCATTAGAAGTAGATCAAACCAAATTACAGGGTAAAATTGGTGGGCTTTTAGCATTTAGGGATGAAATTTTAATCCCTGCCCAAAATCAGCTTGGACAAATTGCGCTTTCTTTAGCTGATGCCTTTAACCAGCAGAACAAGCTGGGTATGGATCTTGATGGTAATTTGGGGGGTAATATATTTACCATCCCGACGACAGCTGGTTTTCCGCATAGTAGTAACACCAGCACTACTCAGTTAGCTGCAACATTGGAGCCTGGTCAAGGTAAACAGATCCCTGCTACAGACTTTAGAGTGACTTATAATGCAGGTAATGTAACCATTGCAGCAATTGATGCTCAAGGTAATACCATTGGTAATGCAACAACGGTTCCTTACACTGCACCTTTAAACTCTCAAACGGTCACGCCTACTGGCGCAGAGTTATATGGTTTACAAATTAATTTTACCGACGTGAGTGGCGCAGCTGCGCTACCAAACAACGGAGATATTTTTGATATTAAGTTAAACTCTGCGGCTGCCAGTACCCTTGCTTTGGCAACGGATAGACCAGAGTCACTTGCTTTAGCATCTCCTATCCGTACCGAGTCTTCAGTAAATAACGTCAGCAATGCGATGATTTCAGTAGGCAGTGTTTCTAACACTGACCCGGCGACGAGTAACTTTTCAGCGACTACGCCGCCAACACTGACCAATGGCGCTATCACGTTAGTCAAAACGGGTAATCCTGATGAGTATCAGATAACAGATGCCAGCGGCACTACCACTTTTACTGCCCCAGCGCCTAGAGAAAATATTTTAGCCGCGGCTGGTGGTGCATTTGCCAATTATGGTTTTGATTTTAACATTGATGGTGAACCGGCGACTGGTGATACCTATACTATTGAATTTAATGAAAGTGGATTTGACGACAACCGAAATGGACTTTTATTAAGTGAATTGCAGTCTGGTGAATTAGTCAGACAAAATGTCATAACGACAGCGGTTGCGGATAATTTAAAAACATTCAATGAAGCGTATGCAGGATTAGTCACTGAAATTGGTGTAGTTGCAAATCAGGCAAAAACTAATGGGGCAGCTTATGATGCATTGGCTGCTCAGTCTGAAGCATGGTTTGAGTCTGTCGCGGGCGTAAATCTAGATGAAGAGGCAGCCAATTTGCTACGTTTTCAGCAGTCATATTCTGCTTCGGCTCAAATATTAAGTGCCGCAAGAACCGTGTTTGACACTCTACTTAATGCTGCGAGGTAA
- the flgL gene encoding flagellar hook-associated protein FlgL: protein MRLSHNMIFKNNLNSILNSQQEVNKSMNQVNTQKRVLSASDDPSAMARSLLYSDKIQTNEQYDKNLTMLKSRLDTQEGVLTNIKESLLRSIELTVNAGNGALTAPDKASLSEELEAIQTAVLELMNSKTEDGRYIFSGYQDNNRTYEYDSLNNRYAYKGDQGQHKIKVAEGVEIKSSDNGFDVFESVEQRLNVASNTATPTGGIVSADVYVTQQGPFDIFHKANYNPDPTAPAGSNQFQVVLNGTVSPGTYQLRQGATVFESGTYTENNIKVAGMEFSFTGVSGAADTITFELEAPKKDNVLNTLENLINAVQDPTLSDKDYRQVLADSMIGLENAKNTVSQIQSGLGGRKNTATRIIDANTDLDINNKIARADLIELDMAEAITELTKHETQLQASQATYGRLSNLSLLDYIR from the coding sequence ATGCGTTTATCTCATAACATGATTTTTAAGAATAACTTGAATTCTATCTTGAATAGTCAGCAAGAAGTGAATAAATCGATGAATCAAGTTAATACACAAAAGCGTGTATTATCTGCATCAGATGATCCTTCTGCGATGGCAAGATCACTACTATATTCAGATAAAATTCAAACAAATGAGCAATATGATAAAAATTTGACGATGTTAAAAAGCCGTTTGGATACGCAAGAGGGTGTACTTACTAACATCAAAGAGTCATTGTTACGCTCTATTGAATTGACAGTTAATGCTGGTAATGGTGCCTTGACCGCACCGGATAAAGCGTCATTATCTGAAGAATTGGAAGCGATACAAACAGCTGTTTTAGAGTTAATGAATTCAAAAACAGAAGATGGTCGATACATATTTTCTGGTTATCAAGACAATAACAGGACGTATGAGTATGACAGCTTAAACAATAGGTATGCATACAAGGGAGACCAAGGGCAACATAAGATTAAGGTTGCTGAAGGTGTTGAGATCAAGTCAAGTGATAACGGGTTCGACGTTTTTGAAAGTGTTGAGCAGCGATTAAATGTGGCCTCCAATACTGCAACTCCAACAGGGGGCATAGTGAGTGCTGATGTATACGTAACTCAGCAAGGTCCTTTTGATATTTTCCATAAAGCTAATTACAACCCTGATCCAACAGCACCAGCCGGTTCGAATCAATTTCAAGTAGTTTTGAATGGCACAGTCTCACCAGGAACTTATCAATTACGTCAAGGTGCGACGGTATTTGAATCAGGAACTTATACAGAGAACAATATAAAAGTGGCGGGAATGGAGTTCAGTTTTACTGGGGTTTCAGGTGCTGCTGATACGATAACCTTTGAGTTGGAAGCGCCAAAAAAAGATAATGTATTAAACACGTTAGAGAACTTAATTAATGCGGTTCAAGACCCAACTCTATCCGATAAAGATTATCGACAAGTGTTAGCTGACTCTATGATCGGGCTAGAAAATGCCAAAAATACGGTGTCACAGATCCAATCTGGGCTTGGGGGGCGGAAAAACACCGCAACAAGAATCATTGATGCTAATACTGATTTGGATATTAATAATAAGATAGCGCGTGCAGATTTGATCGAACTTGATATGGCAGAGGCCATCACAGAGTTGACTAAGCACGAGACACAATTACAGGCGTCGCAAGCCACCTATGGGCGTTTATCCAACTTGTCTTTATTAGACTACATTCGATAG
- a CDS encoding flagellin, with protein sequence MALYVNTNVSSLNAQRQLNNSGNALDVSFKRLSSGFRINSAADDAAGLQISDRLTSQINGLNQGNRNANDGISLAQTAEGAMDEVTSMFQRIRTLAQQASNGSNTDEDRLAVQEEIRSLSAEVNRVAADTTFGGQNLLDGTYEASFQVGADAVQTIGFSMKNVAGTTNDISANNGFTLSGIAGIASSIAGNDLSGFADGVSAISNAANSYTFSDTFQAGSISVSSQANAQAVLAGMDALIAVVDKKRAELGAVQNRFQSTIRNQSNISENLSAAKSRIKDTDFATETASLTKMQILQQASQTILSQANQRPQAALSLLG encoded by the coding sequence ATGGCACTTTATGTAAATACTAACGTAAGTTCATTGAATGCTCAAAGACAGTTAAACAATTCAGGCAATGCCCTAGACGTTTCATTTAAACGTTTGTCTTCAGGCTTCCGTATCAACAGCGCAGCAGATGATGCGGCAGGTCTACAAATTTCTGACCGATTAACTTCACAGATTAACGGTCTAAACCAAGGTAACCGTAACGCGAATGACGGTATCTCTTTAGCTCAAACAGCTGAAGGCGCGATGGACGAAGTTACTTCGATGTTCCAACGTATTCGTACATTGGCACAGCAAGCGTCAAACGGTTCAAATACCGATGAAGACCGCTTAGCGGTTCAAGAAGAGATCCGCTCTCTATCAGCTGAGGTTAACCGAGTTGCAGCAGATACAACTTTTGGTGGCCAAAACCTGTTAGATGGTACATACGAAGCAAGCTTCCAAGTTGGTGCTGATGCAGTACAAACAATTGGCTTCAGTATGAAAAATGTTGCCGGCACAACTAATGATATTTCGGCAAATAACGGTTTCACATTGTCAGGTATTGCTGGTATCGCAAGCTCGATAGCTGGAAATGACTTATCAGGTTTTGCTGATGGTGTCAGTGCTATTTCAAATGCAGCGAACAGTTATACATTTAGTGATACGTTCCAGGCAGGCTCTATCAGCGTATCATCTCAAGCAAACGCTCAAGCTGTATTAGCGGGTATGGATGCACTTATCGCGGTAGTTGATAAAAAGCGTGCGGAGCTTGGTGCGGTTCAAAACCGATTCCAATCTACGATTCGTAACCAGTCAAATATCTCTGAGAATCTATCAGCTGCAAAATCTCGTATCAAAGATACTGACTTTGCTACAGAAACAGCATCACTTACTAAGATGCAGATTCTACAACAGGCGAGCCAAACAATTTTAAGTCAGGCTAACCAACGTCCTCAGGCTGCACTAAGTCTTCTTGGATAA
- a CDS encoding flagellin, which yields MALYVNTNVSSLNAQRQLQQSGVELDTSFKRLSSGLRINSAADDAAGLQISDRLQSQILGLNQGNRNANDGISLAQTAEGAMDEITSMFQRIRTLAQQAANGSNTDEDRLAVQEEIRSLSAEVNRVASDTTFGGQNLLDGSYAANFQVGADAVQTIGFSMQYVGATANTMVANGGFTISGIAGIASAVVGNDLSGFADGVSAVSGAANSYTFSDVYQAATISVSTQANAQAVMAGMDSLIAVVDKKRSELGAVQNRFQSTIRNQSNISENLAAAKSRIRDADFAHETAMLTKNQILQQASQTILGQANQRPQAALSLLQG from the coding sequence ATGGCTTTATATGTAAATACCAACGTCAGCTCGTTGAATGCACAAAGACAGCTGCAACAGTCGGGTGTAGAATTAGATACCTCTTTTAAGAGACTTTCATCTGGTCTGCGTATTAATAGTGCTGCGGATGATGCGGCAGGTCTACAAATCTCTGACCGTTTGCAGTCTCAGATTTTAGGCTTGAATCAAGGTAACCGAAATGCGAATGACGGTATCTCACTGGCGCAAACCGCTGAAGGTGCAATGGATGAGATCACATCTATGTTCCAGCGTATTCGTACTTTAGCACAGCAGGCGGCGAACGGTTCAAATACTGATGAAGACCGTCTAGCTGTTCAAGAAGAGATCCGCTCTTTGTCTGCTGAAGTAAACCGTGTCGCATCTGATACAACATTTGGTGGGCAAAATTTACTTGATGGTTCATATGCAGCCAACTTCCAAGTTGGTGCTGACGCTGTTCAAACAATTGGGTTTAGTATGCAGTACGTTGGTGCGACCGCAAATACGATGGTTGCCAATGGCGGCTTTACTATTTCTGGTATTGCTGGTATTGCCAGTGCGGTTGTTGGTAATGATCTATCTGGATTTGCTGACGGTGTGAGTGCTGTTTCAGGTGCAGCGAACAGTTATACATTCAGTGATGTGTATCAAGCTGCAACAATCAGTGTGTCTACTCAGGCTAATGCACAAGCTGTTATGGCCGGTATGGACTCTTTGATTGCCGTTGTTGACAAAAAACGTTCTGAGCTTGGTGCCGTGCAAAACCGATTCCAATCTACGATCCGTAACCAATCGAATATTTCTGAAAACTTGGCGGCTGCAAAATCTCGTATCCGCGATGCAGACTTCGCACACGAAACAGCTATGCTTACTAAGAATCAAATTTTACAACAAGCTAGCCAAACAATTTTGGGCCAAGCGAATCAAAGGCCACAAGCTGCATTGAGTTTATTACAAGGTTAA
- a CDS encoding flagellin has translation MALYVNTNVSSLNAQRQLNNSSNALDVSFQRLSSGTRINSAKDDAAGLQISNRLTGQINGLNQGIRNANDGISLAQTAEGALDEATQMFQRIRTLAQQASNGSNTDEDRLAIQEEIRSLSSEVNRVAADTTFGGQNLLDGTYDASFQVGADAVQTIAFSMKNVSSTSNDLTANGGFTLSGIAGIASSIAGNDLSGLVSGVSSISNAANSYTFSDTFQAATVSVSSQANAQAVLAGMDALIAVVDKKRAELGAVQNRFQSTIRNQSNVSENLSAARSRIKDTDFATETASLTKMQILQQASSSILSQANQRPQVALSLLG, from the coding sequence ATGGCTTTATACGTAAACACCAATGTGAGTTCTTTGAATGCGCAAAGGCAATTAAACAACTCTTCAAATGCTTTGGATGTTTCATTCCAAAGATTGTCATCAGGTACTCGTATCAACAGTGCGAAAGATGACGCAGCGGGTTTGCAGATTTCTAACCGTTTGACAGGACAAATTAATGGCCTGAATCAAGGTATTCGAAATGCAAACGATGGTATATCACTGGCGCAAACTGCAGAAGGCGCGCTGGATGAAGCGACGCAAATGTTCCAACGTATTAGAACACTTGCTCAACAGGCTTCAAACGGCTCGAATACAGATGAAGATAGATTGGCGATCCAAGAAGAGATCCGTTCACTTTCTTCAGAAGTTAACCGTGTTGCTGCAGATACAACGTTTGGTGGTCAAAACCTTTTAGATGGCACATATGATGCTAGCTTTCAGGTTGGTGCTGATGCAGTGCAAACAATTGCATTCAGTATGAAAAACGTTTCGAGCACATCAAATGACTTGACGGCAAATGGTGGTTTTACCTTATCAGGTATTGCTGGCATCGCAAGTTCTATTGCAGGAAATGACCTATCAGGATTAGTTAGCGGTGTAAGTTCGATTTCTAACGCAGCCAATAGCTATACATTCAGTGATACATTCCAAGCCGCAACTGTCAGCGTATCGTCTCAGGCGAATGCACAAGCAGTGTTAGCTGGTATGGATGCTCTGATTGCTGTTGTGGATAAAAAACGTGCGGAATTAGGTGCGGTTCAAAACCGATTCCAATCAACTATCCGAAATCAATCGAATGTATCTGAAAACTTATCAGCTGCACGTTCACGTATCAAAGATACAGACTTTGCTACAGAAACTGCTAGCTTAACCAAAATGCAGATACTACAGCAGGCAAGTAGTTCAATTCTAAGTCAGGCTAACCAAAGACCTCAGGTCGCACTCTCTCTACTTGGTTAA
- a CDS encoding flagellar protein FlaG translates to MKDVQSAVGVGTNGMVPAPDRIKPEEGSETLRAVEDTSKLELSREQKEEGSKVQPELFEEVKANLDRLNNVLPVTSTNLSFEFDENGDPPFIRVIDRDSEEVIREIPSEDFREVAKALDEFADKVSGKGLLFDRTA, encoded by the coding sequence ATGAAAGACGTTCAATCAGCTGTTGGAGTTGGAACGAACGGCATGGTGCCAGCTCCTGATAGGATAAAGCCCGAAGAAGGAAGTGAAACATTACGAGCCGTTGAGGATACGAGCAAACTTGAACTATCTCGAGAACAGAAAGAAGAGGGGAGTAAAGTACAACCTGAACTTTTTGAGGAGGTGAAAGCTAATCTTGATAGGCTAAATAATGTTTTACCTGTTACTTCGACTAATTTGTCTTTTGAGTTTGATGAAAATGGTGATCCACCTTTTATCAGAGTAATTGACAGGGATAGCGAAGAAGTTATCAGAGAAATTCCTTCTGAAGATTTTAGAGAAGTAGCTAAGGCTTTAGATGAATTTGCCGATAAGGTATCAGGAAAAGGCTTGTTGTTCGACAGAACGGCTTGA
- the fliD gene encoding flagellar filament capping protein FliD: protein MPLITSAGVGSGLDLESIIKASVDAENRPKMQQFAIKDERLSVELSAIGEVKSALSTLNDTVEKLADIDNFNKRVANITQPTSGDIISVTPTSDISVGNFDIAVTQLAQGSRAVSTDGAFASADAVVSASGGTLTFAAGTNNFNLTVTAGMTLNELRDAINADDNNFGVTANIINTGDTGIGSKLVLTSSVTGSNNNLVITSDTAELDAIETHDATTNPTGGMVIADDDKAQDAKILVDGLVVTSETNTFKDAVQDMTITAKAKSVQDATTLEYETAKLNIDYDRESVNTLIDELITNYNAVIGQIGFRTRIGEPLNGDSSMRSLDDQLISALSKSLTDAGPFESIFDIGLGVDKEGYLEKSSLVRSINDAMDSNFDDIGTAFAGENGVAKELETLLGNYVDSSGLLKQREDSLNSQIKELEDDVIDHEYRMASLEDRLRKQYAGLDVLIAQMQQTQNYLGAQLANLPGFTKK, encoded by the coding sequence ATGCCACTTATTACATCAGCTGGGGTAGGCTCCGGTTTGGATCTTGAGAGTATTATTAAAGCGTCTGTAGATGCTGAAAATAGACCGAAGATGCAACAGTTTGCAATTAAGGACGAGCGCTTAAGCGTCGAACTCTCAGCGATTGGCGAGGTGAAGTCTGCCTTATCTACCCTCAACGACACTGTCGAAAAATTGGCGGACATTGATAATTTCAATAAACGGGTTGCGAATATTACGCAACCTACAAGTGGAGATATTATCAGTGTTACGCCGACATCCGATATTTCTGTTGGTAACTTTGATATTGCTGTTACTCAGTTAGCGCAAGGTAGTCGAGCAGTGAGTACGGACGGTGCATTTGCGAGTGCCGATGCCGTTGTAAGTGCGTCAGGCGGAACCCTAACATTTGCAGCTGGTACAAATAACTTTAATCTTACCGTGACCGCTGGCATGACTCTAAATGAATTGAGAGATGCCATTAATGCGGATGACAATAATTTTGGCGTGACAGCAAATATCATCAATACTGGCGATACAGGTATCGGTAGTAAATTGGTTTTAACTTCAAGTGTTACTGGTTCAAACAATAACTTAGTAATTACTAGTGATACAGCAGAGCTTGATGCAATTGAAACCCATGATGCGACAACAAACCCGACAGGCGGCATGGTGATTGCGGATGACGATAAAGCGCAAGATGCAAAAATTTTAGTTGATGGTTTAGTTGTGACCAGTGAAACAAACACGTTTAAAGATGCCGTGCAAGATATGACAATCACGGCAAAAGCTAAAAGTGTGCAAGATGCTACGACGTTAGAGTATGAAACTGCTAAACTAAACATTGATTATGATAGAGAATCAGTAAATACCCTAATTGATGAACTGATCACAAACTACAATGCAGTTATAGGGCAAATTGGCTTTAGGACGCGTATCGGTGAACCACTTAATGGTGATTCTTCGATGCGAAGCTTAGATGACCAACTGATTTCTGCGTTATCAAAGTCATTGACTGATGCTGGACCATTTGAGTCTATATTCGATATAGGTTTGGGTGTTGATAAAGAAGGTTATCTCGAGAAATCGTCGTTAGTGCGCAGCATAAACGATGCGATGGATTCTAACTTTGATGATATTGGCACAGCGTTTGCAGGAGAAAATGGGGTTGCCAAAGAACTTGAAACTTTACTTGGTAACTACGTAGATTCAAGTGGATTACTTAAGCAGCGGGAAGACAGCTTGAATAGTCAAATTAAGGAACTTGAAGATGATGTTATTGATCATGAATATCGAATGGCATCTTTGGAAGATAGATTGCGTAAGCAGTATGCAGGTTTGGATGTGTTGATTGCTCAAATGCAACAAACTCAAAACTACCTTGGTGCTCAGCTTGCTAATTTGCCTGGATTTACTAAGAAATAA
- the fliS gene encoding flagellar export chaperone FliS — translation MYNARVKNYQREALKTRVAGADRYEVIQMLMAGAIEKMVLAKVAIEKKHLEAKAEHISKSSAIIGALRDCLDFEVGGEVTENLYALYTYMLERLLDASMQNDPAIVEEVSNLLKEIKSAWDAIPYDVREKTLNQNGADANVG, via the coding sequence ATGTATAACGCAAGAGTCAAAAATTATCAGCGTGAGGCACTTAAAACGCGAGTAGCAGGTGCTGATAGATACGAAGTAATCCAAATGCTTATGGCTGGTGCAATCGAGAAAATGGTATTGGCAAAAGTCGCGATTGAGAAAAAGCACTTAGAGGCCAAAGCTGAGCATATCTCAAAGTCTTCTGCAATTATTGGTGCATTAAGAGACTGCCTTGATTTTGAAGTCGGTGGTGAAGTCACTGAAAATTTATATGCATTGTACACTTATATGCTAGAGCGCTTATTGGATGCGAGCATGCAGAACGATCCAGCGATTGTAGAAGAAGTGTCTAACTTGTTGAAAGAGATTAAATCTGCATGGGATGCGATCCCTTACGATGTTAGAGAAAAAACTTTAAATCAAAATGGTGCAGATGCCAATGTCGGGTGA